Genomic DNA from Bosea sp. (in: a-proteobacteria):
GCGGGATACGCCATGGGCTTCGGCATCGCGCGCAATCCAGGCGCCAAGAAACAGGTCGAAAGCCAGATAGTGCACCCAGCCCGCGAGCAGCATCCAGCGCGATCCGAAAAGGGCCGCAACCTCTGCAAGCGAGCCGAACCCGCCCTGTGCGGAAGACCAGTACGCTCCGATGATCGCCACATAGCCGACGGACAGCAGCCCGGGCACTGCAAGCCCGGCGATGACATCCCGTCCCATGCGCCAGCGCAGAAGGATGGAAGCGGTCAGCACCAGCCAGCCTGACATGGCCAGTATGCTGGCATGGCGGAACAGGTCGTCAGGCTGCATGGCGCGATCCTCATCTTGTCGGCGACAAGATGCATGGCGCGATCCTCATCTTGTCGGAGACAAGATGCAGGGCGCTTTCGTTCTTGTCAATGACAAGATGGCCGTGAAGGCGCTAAGGAGGAGCCCGCCAGGCCGATGGCCGTACAGGAGACGAGACCATGACGCAGCAACCGCAAAAGCCGGAGCGGTATCATCATGGCAATCTGCGGGTGTCACTGATCGGGGCCGGCCGCACGATTCTCGAGGAAGGCGGTCTCGGCGCCCTGAGTCTGCGGGCGGTGGCCCGGCGTGCGGGAGTCTCCCACGCAGCGCCGGCGCATCACTTCGCATCGCTTGGGCTGTTCCTGTCGGCCTGCGCCGCATCCGGCTTTGCCGAATTCTCCGAAGCCTTGCTGGCTGCGCGCGCTCGCGGGCACACTCCTGCGCTGGCCATGGCCGAGATGGGCCGGGCCTATCTCGCCTTTGCGAGGGCGCATCCGGCGCTCTTCCGGCTGATGTTCAACCATGACGCGATCGCGCAGCGGACGGCCGAACATGCCGAGGAGGGCGCAAGGGCTTACCAGATCCTGGTCGACGCCGTGCGTGCGCTGGATGAGCGCGTGGATGACGAGACGCTTGAGTTTCGCACCCTTGCAATCTGGTCCCTGGCGCATGGTCATGCCGATCTGATGCTGGAGCGGCAGGTCGGCGCGCGTTGCGATGCACCGGATCAGGTTCTGCCGATGGCTCAGCAGCAGGTGGCCCGCGCGCTGTTGGTGCTGATGCGCGGATTTGATGCCTCTTCATGAAAACGCCCGGCCTGATGGCCGGGCGTGATCTGTCATTCGGGCACGGAAGTGCGGCCTGAAATCTGGATCAGGGACGCGGAGGCGTGGCGCTGGTGCCCGTGCCTGTGCTCGTGCCTGTGCCGCTGCCAGTGCCGGTCATGCCGGTCGAGCCGGTTGTACCGACCCTGCGCGTCCCTTCGGCGTCGAAGGCGGGAGCGCTTTCGAGGTCGGCGCGGGTCATGCCGCGCAGCACGATGCGGTCAGGGTGGAGCGTGCCATGCGCGGCCATGCCCGTGGTCCCCGTGACGCCGATCCCCGTGACGCCGGGCGTCGTGCCCGTCCCGGTCGCGCGGGTGCCCGTCGTCGCGGCGCTCTGGATTTCCAGCGCCTCGAACGGCACCGCGACATCCTTCTGGCCGATGCCGAGGAAGCCGCCGACGCCGACCACGACGGCCACGACGCGACCGTCGCGTCCGATCAGCAGGTCATTGATGTCGCCGATGTTCTCATTGTTCATGCCGTAGACATTCGTGCCGGTGAGGTCCGAGCCGAGCATCTGCCCCGGCTGCGGCGTGGCCACGGCCTGCATGGCGGCGCGTGCGCCCTGCTGGACGCCCCCGGTTGCGCCCATGGGCTGCTGGGTCTGCATATTGGTGTTCGGCTGCGTCGTCGGCGCGCCGGTCGTCTGGGCCGCGACGGGCGCGACAAGGGCAGCGCTCAGCAGCAACGCTGCAAAACTGACATGGGTTTTCATGGATGATCCTCCATTTGCGATTGAAAAGACTGAGTGCTGAATCAACGGGTTGGGAACGCGATGGTTCCGCTCGCGGATGCCTTGCCAGCCCTGTCAGCCCTGCCCTGCCGCGCTCCAGCCGCAAATGGACAGGCCCGTCGGAGCGGGCCGTTCCTGCATGACCTGAGAATGAGCCGATCAGCCGCGCGAGATGGAGCCTGCCGCGCGCGCACTGGCGCCTTCGCCGGCCGTGGCGCCGGCGCCGCTGCCGGCATTGCCGATGCGGGCCGTGCCCTGCCGGGTGCTGCCGCTGCGCTTCCAGAGCCGGTAGATGACATAGCCAAGGCCGCCCAGAAGCAGCCTCGACCTGAGCCACGAGCCAAGGCCCCTGCGATTGTCGTGATCGTAGTGCTGTCCGTGATGCATCCGATCCTCCTGTATGGCGATTGCCCGAAAACAATCACCGCAGACAGCGATTGTTCCGCTGCTGCGACAGGGTGACAGAGGCCGTGCGGCGATGCCTCAGCCAGGCACGAGGCTCAGCCTCAAGCCGCCCAGTCGCGCGAAGGCGCGGGTCCGGCAGGTGAGGATGATGACCTGCTGCTGGCGGCCCGCGCGCGCCAGCGCATCGAACATGCGCTCGATACGGTCGTCGTCGGCAAAGACGAGCGCATCATCGAGCACGATCGGCACGCTCTGCCCGCGCTCGGCCAGCATGGAGCCCATGGCGAGGCGGGTCAGCACGGCGATCTGTTCCTTCGTGCCGTCCGAGAGCAGGTCGATGCTCTGCGCGCCAAGCCCGGCGCGATTCAGCGCATGGACGCGGAAGCCGTCGCCCAGTTCAGGTTCCGCCGCCGCAAAGACATCGGCCAGATAAGGCTTGAGATGGCGCTTGATCGGCGCGTTGAGCCGCTCGCGCTGTTCGGCGTGGCAGCGCGCGACGGTGTCGTGCAGAAGTTGCAGCATACGCACCCGCCGCTGATGCCGCTCGGTCTCGCGCTGCCACAGCGCAAGCTCATCGGTCATCATGGCTGCGCGTTCGCCAAGACCCTCGGCGCCGGCGTTCTGTATCTGGCCTTCGAGATTGGCGATCACGAGGTCGAGTTCGCCAATCCGCCCGCGCTGCTGCGCCAGCGCAGAGCGCAGCCGCACGCAGCGATTGTCCAGCCGCTCGATCTCGGCCGGGTCAGGCGTCTTGCTGCGCAGGGTCGCAAGGGCCTCGGCGGCGGCGCCTTTGGCCAGCCGTGCCTGCGCCAACCCGGCCTCGCACTGCGCCATGATCGCGTGGCGCCCAGCGTCCGGCAGCAGCGCGAGGTCCTGGTCGAGCGATCGCGCCCCCTCGGCGCGCTCGGCGTCGAGGCGGCCCAGCTCCTGCGCCAGGATCTTGAGGATGTCGTTGGCGCCGTCCTTGACAGCATCCAGCCGCACGCGGGCCGCGCGGGCCTCGTCTTGCCTCGCCTCGGCCAGCGCCACGTGCTGCTCCAGGCTGGCGAGGTCCGGGAGTGCATCGAGGCCTGCTTCCGCCAGCGTCCGGGCCGCCAGCCGGTCCGCAGCCGCAAGCTCGCCGTCGATCCGCGCCAGCTCGGCTGAGAGAGCGGCAGGGGAGGCGCCCAGCGCCTTGAGTGCCGTGGCGATGGCTTGCCTCTCGCCTTCGACCTCGCGCCGCGCCTCGTGCGCCCGGCGCAATTCCCCGGCGGATGCAAGCCCGCAGCGCGCCAGCAGCGCCTCGAGCTGCGAACCCCGCGCCTGCCGCGCCTCCATCTGCTCGGCTCCATAGCCTGCCGGCGGAACCACGCTGATGCGCGCGAGGTCGCCCACCTGGATCTCGATCGGCGCCGTCACCGGCTGCGAGAGCGCCTGCGTGATCGTCGCGCCATCCAGCGTCACCTGCCCTGCGCCCGAGGTCAGCATCTCGATGCCCAGCCGCGCGGCTCCGGCCTTGAGCCGCGCCTCGGCGAGATCGATGTCCCGTTCCAGCGCGTCGAGTTCGCGCACCGCCTCGGCGCTTGCGGCGTTGTCGGCGAGCGCGGCATCGGCGCTCGAAAGGCGCTGCCCCAAATCGGCGAGCGTGGTCCGGCGTTGGGAGAGCGCGCTGCGGTTTGTCGCGCTGGCGATGGCGGCGCGAAAGCCGTGCGCCATCCGCAGCTTCGCGTCATCGGCAGCGCCCGCCCTGGCCAGCGCATCGATTTCGGCCTGGGCGCTGGCCTGCCGGTCCAGCGCCTCCCGTTCCTCCCGGGCGATGGAAGCGAGCCGCCGCGCCAGCGCGTCCTGCCTTTGCCGCGTCTCGTCGATGCGTGCGGCCCTCTCCAGAATCTCATCCCGGCGCCGCTCGGCTGCGGCAAGGATCGCCTGCGCCTGTGCCTCGGCCAGTTCCAGCGGGGCCAGCCGGGCCGCAGCGGCGCGCGCCTCGCCCAGTTCGCGCTCGGCCTCGGCGGCGGATGTCTGCATCTCGGCGAGTTGTGCGGGGTCGGCAACCTTGGCGCGCTCCTGACGCGCCTCCCCAACCTGCGTGATTTGCGCATCCACGGCCGCCAGCCGTCGCTCGATCACGGACAGCTCCGCCGCCGTTGCCTCAACCTGCCCCAGCGCCGCGGCGAGGGGCCCGCCCGCCTTGGCCTTGCCCTTCTCGGTCACGAGCACGCCAAGGTCGCGGGCGAGTTCTGCCTGTAGCACGCGGGCGCGTTCGCCGCCCACCAGCGCGCCCACTTCAGCCTCGATGGCGGCATTCAGGGCTCCGCTGGCGGCATGGGTCGGCTTTGGCGGGTGAAAGGAATCGCCCTGCGCCACCCAGAGCAGCCCGAAGGCTGCGTCATCGACCGAGCGGCCCGAGCCGGGCGCGATGCCGAGCAGGCTCCAAACGCTTTCATCTGCCTCGCTGCCGCGGGCGATCTCCAACCCGTCGCGGCTGAGCGAGGCCGATGCGCCGCGCAGGAAGGATTTGCGGATCTGGTAGGCATGGACTCCCAGCGAAAAGCCGAGCGTGACGATCAAGGACAGCGACAGCCCGGCGGTGGCCAGTTGCTGCACATGAAACGCCTTTGTGCTGTGGCGCTCGAACAGGCAGATACGCAGGGCGCGGAACAGCGTCGACTTGCCGGCCTCATTGGGCTCGCACAGCACGTTCACGCCGTCGCCAAAGCCCTGGACCGACATGCGGCCGTTGAAGCGACCCGCGCCCTCCACCGTAAGATGCGTGATCTTCACGGCGCGGCCTCCCTGGCGCCACGCCCCGCGCTGCGCGTGTAAAGCTCCACCAGCGCCTCCTCAGCGAGCCGGCGTGCATCCGCATCCAGCGCGCCATCCTGCGCCATGGCGAGCAGCTGGTCCGTGCTCCGGCGCAGAACGCCGTCGAAGTCGATGGCCTCGAGATCGGCAAGGCTCGGCTTTGCCGATAGCCCCCTGCGCTCCACGTCGAGCCAGAGCATCGCGGCCTGCAACCCGTCCAGGCTGTCCTGCAGCGCCGCATGCGCCTCGAGCGGCAGCGCGCCTTCAAGGTCGAGCCGCATCACCATGCTGCTCAGCCCCGTCATGCCCCGGATCTGCCGATCGAGGTCAGGGATGGCCGCAGGATCGTCGAGCCGGCGGCTCTGGCGCATCCAGCGGTGCCTGCCGACCACGCGGCGCTCGACCTGCGGCGTCGCGCCGGGGCCTTCGATGCTCACGATCAGGGCCACGCCCTCCGGCTGGCTGTCGAAACGGTCCGGCTCCGGCGTGCCGGCATAGTGCAGGCGCGGCCCGATCTCGACCGTGCGGTGCCAGTCCCCGAGCGCGAGGTAATCGAGCCCGGCAAGGCGCGGCCGCGCCGCGTCGATCGGATTGCCGGCCTCGCCCTCGGCGCCGAAATCGGTGACCGAGCCATGTGCAAGCCCGATGCGCAGCGCGCCGGCCGGGCTCTCCGCTGCATCCATCCAGACGGTGAGGTCGCGCACCTCGCTCTTGCGCATCAGCGGGGCGGGGAAGAGCACCGCCCCGTCCAGACTGAAGGGCTGCGGCGCGAGATGCGTGACGACGTTACCCGGCAGGCCAAGGTCCTGCACGCAGTCCCAGAGGCCGCGCGGGCGGTGCGGATCGTGATTGCCCGGGATGAGATGCCAGCGCACGGACGGATGCTGGCGCATGCGTTCGAGCGGCTCGCGCAGCGTGCGCGGCAACGGAGCTTCGTGGTCATAGATGTCGCCGGCGACAAGCACGTCGCTCACGCCCTCGGCCCGCGCCAGCGCCCCGATCGCGCTGATGCAGTCGAGCCGCGCCTGCTGCAGCACCGGCTCCTTCTCGCCGAACAGGCGGAACACCTTGCCGATTTGCCAGTCGGCCGTGTGGATGAACCGCATCATCGATTCGCCGTCCCTGATCGCCCCGCAGTAATCTTAGCGATCTGCGGCTTGCGAGGCGATACGGTATCGGCAGGACATCGGGTCGGCGACGTCGTGGCGCGCTGCGCTGGGCGGCAGCCCGCTCCCGTCACGCTTCGGCGTCCCGGCCCGGCTATCGGTTGCGCCGGCAGTGGTCACGGCGCCGTGATGGAAGGGCGCGTCCGGGCCTTCCCTGTCGGAACCAATCAGGTCGCCCGGCATTGAACGCCCATCATGTTCAAAAGCTTCTTCCAGGGCGGGTTCGAGTGCTCGACGCATCGTCGTGACGATGGCGTGCGCCTCGACATCATCGCCGCCACCCGCCACGATGTGATGGCGGCGCAGGACTATGCGCTGCTGCACGGGCTAGGCGTGTACACGGTTCGCGATGGCGCGCGCTGGCATCTGATCGAGGGCGCGCCCGGTCATTATGACTGGTCGAGCCTGCTGCCCATGCTGGACGCGGCCAGGCTGACCCGCACCGAGGTGATCTGGGACCTGCTGCACTATGGCTGGCCGGACCATCTCGACATCTGGTCGAGCGCCTTCGTGGACCGGTTCGCGGCCTTCGCCGGCGCGCTCGCCCGGCTCGTTCGCGATCGCGGCGACGAGGTTCCGTGGTACTGCCCGGTCAACGAGATTTCCTTCATGTCATGGGCGGGAGGGGACTTCGCCATCTTCAACCCGTGCGCGCGCGGGCGGGGCGACGAACTCAAGCGCCAGCTGGTTCGTGCGGCCATCGCGGCCATGGATGCGATCTGGGCGGTCGATCCGCGCGCCCGCTTCGTCCACGCCGATCCGCTGATCCATGTCCATCCCGTGCCGGGAAGCTCGTCGACGCAGGGCCGCGCCCGCCGCCACACCCGCGCGCAGTACCAGGCCTGGGACATGATGTCCGGCCGCTCCTGGCCCGGGCTTGGCGGCAAGCCGGAATATCTCGATGTGCTGGGCGTGAACTACTATTGCCACAACCAGTGGGTGGTGGGGGCGGGCCCGCTGGACTGGCAGGGCAGCGACAGCCGCTTCATCCCCTTGCGCGACCTGCTGGCGCGAGCCCATCGCCGCTACGGACGGCCCATGTTCATCGCGGAAACCGGGATCGAGGCCGGGCTGAGGCCGCAATGGTTCGACTATGTCTGCGGCGAGGTCTTCGCAAGCATGGAGGCGGGGGTCCCGATCGGCGGAATCTGCCTCTATCCCATCATGAACCATCCCGGCTGGGATGATGATCGCCACTGCCCCAACGGCCTGATCGA
This window encodes:
- a CDS encoding DUF4281 domain-containing protein, with translation MQPDDLFRHASILAMSGWLVLTASILLRWRMGRDVIAGLAVPGLLSVGYVAIIGAYWSSAQGGFGSLAEVAALFGSRWMLLAGWVHYLAFDLFLGAWIARDAEAHGVSRWLVLPLLPATLLFGPLGLALWLAMRLAMLPNSGLRRGGGSHANNVGSAS
- a CDS encoding TetR/AcrR family transcriptional regulator gives rise to the protein MTQQPQKPERYHHGNLRVSLIGAGRTILEEGGLGALSLRAVARRAGVSHAAPAHHFASLGLFLSACAASGFAEFSEALLAARARGHTPALAMAEMGRAYLAFARAHPALFRLMFNHDAIAQRTAEHAEEGARAYQILVDAVRALDERVDDETLEFRTLAIWSLAHGHADLMLERQVGARCDAPDQVLPMAQQQVARALLVLMRGFDASS
- a CDS encoding PRC-barrel domain containing protein, coding for MQTQQPMGATGGVQQGARAAMQAVATPQPGQMLGSDLTGTNVYGMNNENIGDINDLLIGRDGRVVAVVVGVGGFLGIGQKDVAVPFEALEIQSAATTGTRATGTGTTPGVTGIGVTGTTGMAAHGTLHPDRIVLRGMTRADLESAPAFDAEGTRRVGTTGSTGMTGTGSGTGTSTGTGTSATPPRP
- a CDS encoding AAA family ATPase, yielding MKITHLTVEGAGRFNGRMSVQGFGDGVNVLCEPNEAGKSTLFRALRICLFERHSTKAFHVQQLATAGLSLSLIVTLGFSLGVHAYQIRKSFLRGASASLSRDGLEIARGSEADESVWSLLGIAPGSGRSVDDAAFGLLWVAQGDSFHPPKPTHAASGALNAAIEAEVGALVGGERARVLQAELARDLGVLVTEKGKAKAGGPLAAALGQVEATAAELSVIERRLAAVDAQITQVGEARQERAKVADPAQLAEMQTSAAEAERELGEARAAAARLAPLELAEAQAQAILAAAERRRDEILERAARIDETRQRQDALARRLASIAREEREALDRQASAQAEIDALARAGAADDAKLRMAHGFRAAIASATNRSALSQRRTTLADLGQRLSSADAALADNAASAEAVRELDALERDIDLAEARLKAGAARLGIEMLTSGAGQVTLDGATITQALSQPVTAPIEIQVGDLARISVVPPAGYGAEQMEARQARGSQLEALLARCGLASAGELRRAHEARREVEGERQAIATALKALGASPAALSAELARIDGELAAADRLAARTLAEAGLDALPDLASLEQHVALAEARQDEARAARVRLDAVKDGANDILKILAQELGRLDAERAEGARSLDQDLALLPDAGRHAIMAQCEAGLAQARLAKGAAAEALATLRSKTPDPAEIERLDNRCVRLRSALAQQRGRIGELDLVIANLEGQIQNAGAEGLGERAAMMTDELALWQRETERHQRRVRMLQLLHDTVARCHAEQRERLNAPIKRHLKPYLADVFAAAEPELGDGFRVHALNRAGLGAQSIDLLSDGTKEQIAVLTRLAMGSMLAERGQSVPIVLDDALVFADDDRIERMFDALARAGRQQQVIILTCRTRAFARLGGLRLSLVPG
- a CDS encoding DNA repair exonuclease, giving the protein MMRFIHTADWQIGKVFRLFGEKEPVLQQARLDCISAIGALARAEGVSDVLVAGDIYDHEAPLPRTLREPLERMRQHPSVRWHLIPGNHDPHRPRGLWDCVQDLGLPGNVVTHLAPQPFSLDGAVLFPAPLMRKSEVRDLTVWMDAAESPAGALRIGLAHGSVTDFGAEGEAGNPIDAARPRLAGLDYLALGDWHRTVEIGPRLHYAGTPEPDRFDSQPEGVALIVSIEGPGATPQVERRVVGRHRWMRQSRRLDDPAAIPDLDRQIRGMTGLSSMVMRLDLEGALPLEAHAALQDSLDGLQAAMLWLDVERRGLSAKPSLADLEAIDFDGVLRRSTDQLLAMAQDGALDADARRLAEEALVELYTRSAGRGAREAAP
- a CDS encoding beta-glucosidase, yielding MFKSFFQGGFECSTHRRDDGVRLDIIAATRHDVMAAQDYALLHGLGVYTVRDGARWHLIEGAPGHYDWSSLLPMLDAARLTRTEVIWDLLHYGWPDHLDIWSSAFVDRFAAFAGALARLVRDRGDEVPWYCPVNEISFMSWAGGDFAIFNPCARGRGDELKRQLVRAAIAAMDAIWAVDPRARFVHADPLIHVHPVPGSSSTQGRARRHTRAQYQAWDMMSGRSWPGLGGKPEYLDVLGVNYYCHNQWVVGAGPLDWQGSDSRFIPLRDLLARAHRRYGRPMFIAETGIEAGLRPQWFDYVCGEVFASMEAGVPIGGICLYPIMNHPGWDDDRHCPNGLIDYDRRSFRRSVHAPLAEALFRQRDLRAGLRRSA